One window of Leptospiraceae bacterium genomic DNA carries:
- the ppk2 gene encoding polyphosphate kinase 2, translating into MSEDNESEDTSEKKEEKKKKKAKRFTSEGEGSSKLSSKKYEKHLAKLQLELVKMQYWVKFSGARIVIIFEGKDAAGKGGTIKRIAEPLNPRGCRVVALGTPSDREKTEWYFQRYVPHLPAAGEIVIFDRSWYNRAGVEHVMGFCTDSQYRDFMQDCPEFERMLVRSGIILLKYWFSVSDEEQERRFQSRTTDPARRWKLSPMDLESRDKWVEYSKAKDEMFSHTNIPEAPWFTVEADDKKRARLNCLHHILSKIPYQDMTPDPLILAPRKTADNYIRPPRNEQFFVPEVY; encoded by the coding sequence ATGAGTGAAGACAACGAATCAGAAGATACCTCAGAAAAAAAAGAGGAAAAGAAAAAAAAGAAAGCCAAAAGATTTACATCAGAAGGAGAAGGCAGTTCCAAGCTTTCGAGTAAGAAATACGAGAAGCATTTGGCAAAATTACAATTAGAATTAGTAAAGATGCAATACTGGGTAAAGTTCTCCGGTGCAAGAATCGTTATTATATTTGAGGGAAAAGACGCCGCCGGAAAGGGAGGCACAATTAAACGAATTGCGGAGCCTCTAAACCCAAGAGGATGTAGGGTAGTCGCTTTAGGCACTCCAAGTGATAGAGAAAAAACGGAATGGTATTTTCAGCGGTATGTACCTCATTTGCCGGCGGCAGGTGAGATTGTTATATTTGATAGAAGTTGGTACAACCGAGCAGGAGTTGAACATGTAATGGGATTTTGCACAGACAGTCAATATAGAGATTTTATGCAAGACTGTCCTGAGTTTGAAAGAATGCTTGTTAGATCAGGAATTATACTTTTGAAGTATTGGTTTTCGGTAAGTGATGAAGAGCAGGAAAGAAGATTTCAATCCCGCACTACAGATCCGGCAAGACGATGGAAACTAAGTCCTATGGATTTAGAATCGAGAGACAAATGGGTGGAATATTCAAAAGCAAAAGACGAAATGTTCTCGCATACAAATATTCCAGAAGCTCCCTGGTTCACAGTAGAAGCAGACGATAAAAAGCGTGCTCGCTTAAATTGCCTGCATCATATACTGAGCAAGATTCCCTATCAGGATATGACCCCCGATCCACTCATTCTTGCTCCTCGTAAGACAGCGGATAATTACATTAGACCTCCGCGCAACGAACAATTCTTCGTGCCAGAGGTATATTAG
- the lpxA gene encoding acyl-ACP--UDP-N-acetylglucosamine O-acyltransferase has translation MSSLLFKPGVHSTAVVESGAKIGNNVSIGAYSFIGPSVTIKDNAKIAQNVVIVGNTTIGENTTVYPFTVLGTPGQDLKYPDFEDGILTIGQNNIIREKCSIHAGTPTHETIIGNNNFIMSETHIGHDCHIGNHIVLASVGLSGHIEIEDYVVLGAKSGFHQFCRIGRYAMVAGVSAITKDVPPFALSENERPNEFAGLNIIGLKRKGFTKDDIHHIRAIYDFLYDMSGAIENRIQPLRDKFPNDKFATEIADFLEKSKRNLCLPASKNPRKR, from the coding sequence ATGTCATCATTATTATTTAAACCAGGAGTGCATTCCACGGCAGTCGTTGAGTCAGGCGCTAAAATTGGGAATAATGTATCAATAGGCGCATATTCTTTTATAGGACCCTCTGTCACAATCAAAGACAATGCAAAAATTGCACAGAATGTTGTGATCGTCGGTAATACTACGATTGGAGAAAACACAACTGTGTATCCATTCACTGTTCTTGGCACACCGGGTCAGGATTTGAAATATCCAGATTTCGAAGATGGAATTTTAACCATCGGACAAAATAACATCATCCGAGAAAAATGTAGCATTCATGCGGGAACACCAACTCATGAGACGATCATTGGTAATAATAATTTTATCATGTCGGAAACTCATATTGGTCACGATTGCCATATTGGTAATCATATCGTTCTTGCCAGTGTCGGTTTGTCCGGACATATTGAAATTGAGGATTACGTAGTATTAGGCGCAAAGTCAGGATTTCATCAATTCTGTAGAATTGGGAGATACGCTATGGTAGCCGGTGTTTCTGCGATTACTAAGGATGTGCCTCCATTTGCACTTTCGGAAAATGAAAGACCGAATGAATTTGCAGGGCTAAATATCATTGGACTCAAGAGAAAAGGTTTTACGAAAGACGATATTCATCATATCCGAGCGATCTATGATTTCTTATATGATATGAGTGGAGCTATCGAAAATAGAATTCAGCCACTCCGTGATAAATTTCCGAATGACAAGTTTGCAACAGAGATTGCTGACTTCTTAGAAAAGTCAAAGCGCAATCTCTGTTTACCCGCATCTAAGAACCCACGAAAAAGATAA
- a CDS encoding adenylate/guanylate cyclase domain-containing protein — MKTKLLILFIGFFLWTCGRVASQVHPKADKGVIDFKHWDFAKNGHMELDGQWEFYWNCHLKSNPETCPISDSKKYISVPGIWNGEIVDGKEITGKGFASYRLQFSLEELNQPYALKVLDAATSYNLWLNGVKILSNGNAGLDAETTKPRFLPAIYNLTNLKENNEIIVEISNYHHYKGGLWESISFGESTELNAYRENRIWMDVFLCGSICIMIIYHFGLYILRRKDISSVYFALFCLTVMFRLSVTGERILFYKFPNFNWELGNKIEYATLYLVVPTFYSFLYSVFENEFSKRVKQILNIAVLLLVGLLVVTDISIYSHTALPWEILIILNCFYGLISITRSIYARRDGAFPSLIGFVFLIYTVINDILYANTVINSTYMLPYGLFLFIFAQSFLISLRFSKAFLSVEHLSEDLIKTNEAYSRFVPKEFLSVLNKKSILDVKLGDQIQKEMTILFSDIRGFTSLSESMTPQENFNFINAYLHFMEPVISKNNGFIDKYIGDAIMALFPGSADDALNASVEMLIELRNYNIGRVNTGYPPIKIGIGLNTGNLMLGTIGGKNRMDGTVISDSVNIASRLESLTKELFIPLIVSDSVVQKLQNKEKFSLREIDDVVMRGKSQSILIYECFDSDEPSLKEAKLKNQKQYNLALAEFRNKKYARAKELFIECERNCPEDSILFIYINRCKERLA, encoded by the coding sequence ATGAAAACAAAATTATTAATACTTTTCATTGGTTTTTTTCTTTGGACTTGTGGCAGAGTTGCGAGTCAGGTTCATCCCAAAGCGGATAAGGGTGTTATCGACTTTAAGCATTGGGACTTCGCTAAAAATGGTCATATGGAGCTAGATGGACAGTGGGAATTTTACTGGAATTGCCATTTAAAGTCAAATCCAGAAACTTGTCCCATATCGGACTCTAAAAAATATATCAGCGTGCCCGGAATCTGGAATGGAGAAATTGTAGATGGCAAAGAAATTACCGGGAAAGGGTTTGCCTCTTATCGTTTACAATTTTCTTTAGAAGAGTTAAATCAGCCTTATGCGCTCAAAGTATTGGATGCAGCAACTAGTTATAATTTATGGCTGAATGGAGTTAAGATACTTTCTAACGGCAATGCAGGATTAGACGCTGAGACGACTAAACCAAGATTTCTTCCTGCCATTTACAACCTCACAAATCTAAAAGAGAACAATGAAATTATCGTCGAGATTAGTAATTATCATCATTATAAAGGTGGACTCTGGGAGAGTATTTCCTTTGGCGAATCAACTGAGTTAAATGCCTATCGAGAGAATAGAATCTGGATGGACGTATTTCTTTGTGGAAGTATATGTATAATGATTATATACCATTTTGGTTTATACATTCTGAGAAGGAAAGATATTTCGAGTGTATACTTTGCTCTCTTTTGTCTAACGGTCATGTTTCGTTTGTCTGTTACAGGAGAAAGAATTCTATTTTATAAGTTTCCAAACTTTAATTGGGAGTTAGGGAATAAGATTGAATATGCGACATTGTATCTTGTAGTGCCTACCTTTTATTCTTTTTTGTATTCTGTATTTGAAAATGAATTTTCAAAGCGTGTTAAGCAAATATTAAACATAGCCGTTTTATTATTAGTTGGATTGCTTGTAGTAACGGATATTTCCATTTATTCGCATACAGCACTTCCCTGGGAAATTCTAATTATTCTAAATTGTTTTTATGGGTTAATCAGTATAACTCGCAGTATTTATGCGCGAAGAGATGGAGCCTTTCCTTCCTTGATTGGATTTGTATTTTTAATTTACACAGTTATCAATGATATTCTTTATGCCAATACGGTTATAAATTCAACGTATATGTTGCCGTATGGACTGTTCTTATTTATTTTTGCTCAATCTTTTCTTATCTCTTTGCGTTTTTCAAAAGCTTTTCTTTCTGTTGAGCATCTATCGGAAGATTTGATTAAAACAAATGAGGCATACAGCCGTTTTGTGCCAAAGGAATTTTTAAGTGTATTGAATAAAAAAAGTATCTTAGATGTGAAGCTAGGAGATCAAATCCAAAAGGAGATGACTATTCTTTTTTCTGACATCAGGGGATTTACTTCCTTATCAGAATCAATGACTCCGCAGGAAAATTTTAATTTTATCAATGCCTATCTTCATTTTATGGAGCCGGTGATTTCTAAAAATAATGGCTTTATTGATAAATACATTGGAGATGCGATCATGGCATTATTTCCCGGCTCAGCGGATGATGCACTGAATGCTTCCGTTGAAATGCTAATCGAATTGCGAAATTACAATATTGGAAGGGTAAATACTGGTTATCCTCCAATTAAAATCGGGATAGGTTTAAATACTGGAAATTTAATGCTCGGAACGATTGGCGGAAAAAATAGAATGGATGGAACCGTAATCAGTGATTCAGTCAACATTGCTTCTCGATTGGAGTCGCTTACAAAGGAATTATTTATTCCACTGATTGTTTCCGATAGTGTAGTTCAAAAATTACAAAACAAGGAAAAGTTTTCTCTTCGTGAAATAGATGATGTGGTAATGCGTGGTAAGTCGCAATCCATTTTAATTTATGAATGCTTTGATTCAGACGAACCGAGTTTAAAAGAAGCAAAATTAAAGAATCAGAAACAATACAATCTCGCCCTGGCTGAATTTAGAAATAAAAAATATGCCAGAGCAAAAGAGCTTTTCATTGAATGTGAAAGGAATTGTCCAGAAGATTCAATTCTATTCATCTACATCAATCGATGCAAGGAGCGATTGGCTTGA
- a CDS encoding peptidoglycan-binding protein — MKYVILILFSMVFLTIDCSKPVSLRSANKAEDTTKERSVKDYPENAKSGHCYVKAVVPAEYKNVEEKVLVTPASTKTEEIPAIIETVEEKVIDKPGTSSWKKSEDNVLYCYEETPPTYKTVKKDVVKSPATTKTVEVPAEYKTSQKKELVREERNEWTEVLCGNNARPAVIEKLQKGLKEKGYAPGRTDGQLDQETMDALNNYQKDKKLKVNKDGLINMESVESLGVQL; from the coding sequence ATGAAATACGTAATATTAATTCTGTTTTCAATGGTCTTTTTGACTATTGATTGTTCCAAACCCGTTTCTCTTAGAAGTGCCAATAAAGCCGAAGATACCACAAAAGAGCGCTCAGTCAAAGACTATCCAGAAAATGCAAAATCCGGTCATTGTTATGTGAAAGCTGTTGTTCCAGCAGAATACAAAAATGTGGAAGAAAAAGTTTTAGTCACACCTGCGTCAACTAAAACGGAAGAAATTCCTGCTATCATTGAGACAGTGGAAGAGAAAGTAATCGACAAACCTGGAACTTCTTCTTGGAAAAAATCAGAGGACAATGTTCTTTATTGCTACGAAGAAACACCGCCCACTTATAAGACAGTAAAGAAAGACGTTGTAAAATCCCCAGCTACGACTAAAACCGTTGAAGTTCCTGCTGAATACAAAACTTCTCAAAAGAAAGAATTGGTTCGGGAAGAAAGAAATGAATGGACAGAAGTTCTTTGCGGAAACAATGCAAGACCAGCCGTTATCGAAAAACTCCAAAAGGGACTTAAAGAAAAAGGCTACGCTCCAGGAAGAACAGATGGTCAGCTAGACCAAGAAACAATGGATGCTCTTAACAATTATCAAAAAGATAAAAAGCTAAAAGTAAACAAAGACGGACTCATCAACATGGAATCAGTAGAATCCCTCGGAGTTCAACTTTAA
- a CDS encoding tetratricopeptide repeat protein, with product MIQNIYLILILLFFQNCSFSEDSLRKDAKEEMAISRTDSSDSSRAKILLSDGTQYYYEGKYKEAIEKSKEANSILPTEDGYYLLGLSLYKNKDYLNAKKALESGLELNPKSELILVSYALALTAAGEEEEALFVYTKLSDYFREKEIYTFKQGISLKSLKRYEESFLVFTKINEESFPYKPQLYMYMGEVCFEMKKYSQAEGYFVKANQVDPNMEEAKDARAKAKFALAMENGNVSFLGKKYSVAIVYYTEATILNTKDSKAFFKLGESFYNNLQFAKAEENLKRSISLEKKNKEAYSLLSSLYAKTDKYEASIAILKNAMEEFPNDKELYNQLGISYGQIGKMKLALLSFMKAKEIDRNYLTARINLGILMLKEKKLLEAKHEFRELQELSPNDKFIKEKVAAFLRAEKENSESNSNKKKKTILAISKTKEEEEAYRYLKKGQESLAREAFLKIIEKNPESAFSYYQLGVLSLSQDRQTALRYFEKAIAMNSDYSSAYIARGITYYKLGNRERAKEDFHYALSLDSEKEIASYNLGMILYNDNLTKDAETIFLDLTQEYPDFADPYYHLGYMYYEQKKLEQAEKYILISLRLERNPSTIYAYLMILNAIQKSQGKRESIDKQIQTLKKEIVEKYPSSTYAKNLSESVFQQKDNHVVMQSYPLQDKIITPPIYINQSLVVNHGTSIARLRSDSKSILWRVETPISYHTLKANTRLYGISKTHLDQFDLETGKLLWHLKLNPNATERFMISDSILSSAIVNGREVIHSYSMEGDFQSSLKLDMGSKWELTSKGSLFVFHATVDGISWEIYDAKLNLLKNTLTLIGAEKGDLIILGSLDNSCYVLSGNYIYRFDATGEFKRSLRVESTSIIYLQQNTIFLRTDTALFALSENLDKWKKIQTIDKNQDEFLVGENTYLSEEGILTVRDTSGNLFWSENLSKRADKGKSSIYSVYFRK from the coding sequence GTGATTCAAAACATCTATCTCATTCTTATTTTACTATTTTTTCAAAACTGTTCTTTCTCTGAAGATTCTTTGCGTAAAGACGCAAAAGAAGAAATGGCAATTAGCCGCACAGACAGTAGCGATTCTTCTCGCGCTAAAATTTTACTCAGCGATGGCACTCAGTATTATTATGAAGGCAAATATAAAGAGGCAATTGAAAAATCGAAAGAGGCAAATTCTATTTTACCTACAGAGGATGGATATTATTTATTAGGCTTAAGTCTTTATAAAAATAAAGATTATCTGAATGCAAAGAAAGCATTGGAATCAGGACTAGAATTAAATCCGAAGAGTGAACTGATTCTAGTCTCCTACGCTTTGGCTTTAACCGCAGCGGGTGAAGAAGAGGAAGCGCTTTTTGTATATACAAAGCTCTCGGATTATTTTCGGGAGAAAGAGATATATACTTTTAAACAAGGAATTTCTCTAAAATCACTCAAGCGATATGAGGAATCTTTTTTAGTATTTACAAAAATAAACGAAGAAAGTTTTCCTTACAAACCGCAACTCTATATGTATATGGGAGAGGTTTGTTTTGAAATGAAAAAGTATTCGCAAGCAGAAGGATACTTTGTGAAAGCAAATCAAGTGGATCCCAACATGGAAGAAGCAAAGGATGCAAGGGCTAAAGCAAAGTTTGCGCTAGCGATGGAGAATGGGAATGTATCATTTCTAGGTAAAAAGTATTCTGTAGCAATTGTATATTATACGGAAGCAACGATTCTAAATACAAAGGATTCAAAAGCTTTCTTTAAACTCGGTGAGTCCTTTTATAATAATCTTCAATTTGCTAAAGCAGAAGAAAATTTAAAGAGAAGTATATCTCTAGAAAAGAAAAATAAAGAAGCCTACTCTTTGTTATCCTCTTTATATGCAAAGACAGACAAATACGAAGCCTCTATTGCTATTCTAAAGAATGCGATGGAAGAGTTTCCGAATGATAAAGAATTATACAATCAACTAGGAATTTCTTACGGTCAAATTGGTAAAATGAAATTAGCCTTACTTTCTTTTATGAAAGCAAAAGAGATAGACAGAAACTATTTAACTGCGAGAATAAATCTTGGTATATTAATGTTAAAGGAAAAGAAACTCTTAGAAGCAAAGCATGAATTTAGAGAGTTACAAGAATTATCCCCCAATGACAAGTTTATAAAAGAAAAAGTTGCAGCATTTCTCCGCGCAGAGAAAGAGAATTCAGAGTCTAATTCGAATAAGAAAAAGAAAACAATTCTTGCTATTTCAAAAACAAAAGAAGAGGAAGAAGCGTATCGCTATCTTAAGAAGGGGCAAGAATCATTAGCCCGGGAAGCATTTCTAAAAATTATAGAAAAGAATCCAGAGTCTGCTTTTTCTTACTATCAGTTGGGTGTTCTTAGTTTAAGTCAGGATAGGCAAACAGCTCTTCGCTATTTTGAAAAGGCAATCGCCATGAATTCCGATTATAGCTCTGCTTATATTGCGCGGGGAATTACGTATTATAAATTAGGAAATCGAGAACGAGCAAAGGAAGATTTCCATTATGCGCTATCACTCGATTCAGAAAAAGAAATTGCTTCTTATAATTTGGGAATGATTCTTTACAATGATAATTTAACAAAAGATGCAGAGACGATCTTCTTGGATTTAACACAGGAATATCCTGATTTTGCAGATCCGTATTATCATTTGGGATATATGTATTATGAACAAAAGAAATTAGAACAAGCAGAGAAGTATATCTTGATTAGCCTTAGACTGGAACGAAACCCGTCAACCATCTATGCTTATCTTATGATTCTAAATGCAATCCAGAAGAGTCAGGGGAAAAGAGAAAGCATTGATAAGCAAATTCAAACTTTAAAAAAAGAAATTGTAGAAAAATATCCGAGTTCAACTTATGCAAAGAATTTGTCTGAATCAGTATTTCAACAAAAGGACAATCATGTGGTAATGCAAAGTTATCCGCTACAGGATAAGATTATTACTCCGCCTATTTATATTAATCAGTCTTTAGTTGTAAATCATGGAACTTCCATTGCAAGACTTCGCTCTGATTCAAAGTCTATTCTCTGGAGAGTAGAAACTCCGATTTCGTATCATACCTTAAAAGCAAATACCAGGCTTTATGGAATCTCGAAAACCCATTTGGATCAATTTGATTTAGAGACTGGCAAATTACTTTGGCATCTAAAATTAAATCCGAATGCTACAGAGCGTTTCATGATAAGTGATTCGATTTTGAGTTCTGCGATTGTAAATGGACGAGAGGTAATTCATTCTTATTCAATGGAAGGGGATTTTCAATCTAGTCTCAAATTAGATATGGGTAGCAAATGGGAACTAACCTCGAAAGGAAGTTTGTTTGTATTCCATGCTACTGTTGATGGAATCAGTTGGGAAATCTATGACGCAAAATTAAATCTCTTAAAGAATACTTTAACTCTTATCGGTGCCGAGAAAGGCGATCTCATTATTCTAGGCTCTCTGGATAATTCTTGTTATGTGCTTAGTGGAAATTATATCTATCGGTTTGATGCAACCGGTGAATTTAAGAGAAGTTTAAGAGTAGAAAGCACTTCTATTATATATTTACAACAGAATACTATCTTTCTTCGAACGGATACTGCCTTATTTGCGCTGAGTGAGAATTTGGATAAGTGGAAGAAGATACAGACTATCGATAAGAATCAAGATGAGTTTTTGGTTGGGGAAAATACCTATCTCAGTGAAGAAGGAATTTTAACGGTTAGAGATACTAGCGGGAATCTTTTCTGGTCAGAGAATCTGAGCAAGCGAGCGGATAAAGGCAAATCAAGTATTTATAGTGTGTATTTTAGAAAGTAG